A genome region from Thermomonospora amylolytica includes the following:
- a CDS encoding PHP domain-containing protein — protein sequence MRIDLHSHSTASDGTEPPAEVVRRARQAGLDVLALTDHDTVAGLAEAEAALPDGLTLVAGMEMSCARDGLSIHLLAYLFDPADPELSAECARGRESRDSRGRLTVERLNALGVPITWEQVTALAGDAPVGRPHIARAMVAAGVIDDPAQAFTEEWIGGGGRAFVRRYAPDPVAAVRMVRAAGGVPVLAHPKAVQRGRTVSDALIAELAGAGLFGVEIDHADHDDAARAHLRGLAAELGLAATGSSDDHGDLTGHRLGAHTTDPEVYERMVAQATGATPVRRV from the coding sequence ATGCGCATCGACCTGCACAGTCACAGCACCGCCTCGGACGGCACCGAGCCGCCCGCCGAGGTGGTGCGGCGGGCGCGACAGGCCGGGCTGGACGTGCTCGCGCTGACCGACCACGACACGGTGGCGGGGCTGGCGGAGGCCGAGGCGGCGCTGCCGGACGGGCTGACGCTCGTTGCGGGGATGGAGATGTCGTGCGCGCGGGACGGGCTGAGCATCCACCTGCTGGCCTACCTGTTCGACCCGGCCGACCCGGAGCTCTCCGCCGAGTGCGCCCGGGGCCGCGAGTCCCGCGACTCGCGCGGGCGGCTGACGGTGGAACGGCTGAACGCCCTGGGCGTGCCGATCACCTGGGAGCAGGTGACGGCGCTGGCCGGGGACGCGCCGGTGGGCCGCCCGCACATCGCGCGGGCCATGGTCGCCGCCGGGGTGATCGACGATCCGGCGCAGGCGTTCACCGAGGAGTGGATCGGCGGCGGAGGCCGCGCCTTCGTGCGGCGGTACGCCCCCGACCCGGTCGCGGCGGTACGGATGGTGCGGGCGGCCGGCGGCGTTCCGGTGCTGGCCCACCCCAAGGCCGTGCAGCGCGGCCGGACGGTGAGCGACGCGCTGATCGCCGAGCTGGCCGGGGCCGGGCTGTTCGGCGTGGAGATCGACCACGCCGACCACGACGACGCCGCCCGCGCCCACCTGCGGGGCCTGGCCGCCGAGCTGGGGCTGGCCGCCACCGGCTCCAGCGACGACCACGGCGACCTCACCGGGCACCGGCTGGGAGCGCACACCACCGACCCCGAGGTGTACGAGCGGATGGTGGCACAGGCCACTGGCGCCACACCCGTCCGCCGGGTTTAA
- a CDS encoding MerR family transcriptional regulator has translation MGYSIGQVADAAGVTVRTLRHYDDIGLLTPSARTATGYRRYDDADLDRLQQILFYRELGFPLEDIAKILDDPDADALTHLRRQRELLRGRIDRLRAMVDAIELAMEARRVGVNLTPEERFEVFGDFDPDRYEAEAEERWGGTDAYRESQRRVASYTKEDWKRIKAEQEAIIRGFVEAMAAGVPAADARAMDLAERHRQSITDGFYECTVEIHRGLADLYVSDPRFTAAYDRAAEGLAQYVHDAILANADRQEGR, from the coding sequence ATGGGCTACTCGATCGGGCAGGTCGCCGACGCCGCCGGGGTGACGGTGCGCACGCTCCGCCACTACGACGACATCGGCCTGCTGACGCCGAGCGCGCGGACCGCCACCGGCTACCGCCGCTACGACGACGCCGACCTGGACCGGCTCCAGCAGATCCTGTTCTACCGGGAGCTCGGATTCCCGCTGGAGGACATCGCGAAGATCCTCGACGACCCGGACGCCGACGCCCTGACGCACCTGCGCCGCCAGCGGGAGCTGCTGAGGGGCCGGATCGACCGGTTGCGCGCGATGGTCGACGCGATCGAGCTCGCGATGGAGGCGAGGAGAGTGGGAGTCAACCTGACGCCCGAGGAGCGGTTCGAGGTCTTCGGGGACTTCGACCCGGACCGGTACGAGGCCGAGGCGGAGGAGCGGTGGGGCGGCACCGACGCCTACCGGGAGTCGCAGCGCCGCGTCGCCTCCTACACCAAGGAGGACTGGAAGCGGATCAAGGCCGAGCAGGAGGCGATCATCCGCGGGTTCGTCGAGGCGATGGCGGCGGGCGTGCCCGCCGCCGACGCCCGGGCGATGGACCTGGCCGAACGGCACCGGCAGTCGATCACCGACGGCTTCTACGAGTGCACCGTCGAGATCCACCGGGGTCTCGCCGACCTGTACGTGAGCGACCCGCGCTTCACCGCCGCCTACGACCGGGCGGCCGAGGGGCTGGCGCAGTACGTGCACGACGCGATCCTGGCCAACGCCGACCGCCAGGAGGGCCGCTGA